The following proteins come from a genomic window of Paucimonas lemoignei:
- a CDS encoding VWA containing CoxE family protein, with protein sequence MLLNLFNEMRAAKVPVSVRELLDLINALKQRVIFADMDEFYYLARTILVKDERHFDKFDRAFGAYFNGLEKLDDHLQALIPEDWLRKEFERSLTDEERAQIQSLGGLDKLIEEFKKRLEEQKERHAGGNKWIGTGGTSPFGSGGYNPEGIRVGDAGERKGKAVKVWDQREYKNLDDQVELGTRNIKVALRRLRKFARQGAAEELDIDGTIDHTARDAGLLNIQMRPERRNTIKLLLLFDIGGSMDAHVKVCEELFSACKTEFKHLEYFYFHNFIYESVWKNNLRRGSERFSTQDLLHKYGADYKVIFIGDASMAPYEITQAGGSVEHWNEEPGYLWMQRFTAKFKKLIWINPYPKDAWAYTTSTNIVRDLIEDQMYPLTLRGLEEGMRFLAK encoded by the coding sequence ATGCTGCTCAATCTGTTCAACGAAATGCGCGCCGCCAAGGTGCCGGTCTCGGTACGCGAACTGCTGGACTTGATCAATGCCCTGAAACAACGGGTGATCTTTGCCGATATGGACGAGTTCTACTATCTGGCTCGCACGATTCTGGTCAAGGATGAGCGCCATTTCGACAAGTTCGACCGGGCGTTCGGCGCCTACTTCAACGGCCTGGAAAAACTCGATGATCATCTCCAGGCACTGATCCCGGAAGATTGGCTGCGCAAGGAGTTCGAACGCTCTTTAACCGATGAAGAACGGGCGCAGATTCAGTCGCTGGGTGGGCTGGACAAGCTCATCGAGGAATTCAAGAAGCGCCTGGAAGAGCAAAAAGAACGCCACGCAGGCGGCAATAAATGGATCGGCACTGGCGGCACCAGCCCGTTTGGCTCAGGCGGTTACAACCCGGAGGGCATCCGGGTTGGTGATGCAGGCGAGCGCAAGGGCAAGGCGGTCAAGGTCTGGGATCAGCGCGAGTACAAAAACCTCGACGACCAGGTTGAACTGGGCACCCGCAACATCAAGGTCGCCCTGCGCCGCCTGCGCAAGTTCGCGCGTCAGGGTGCGGCCGAAGAGTTGGACATCGACGGCACCATCGACCATACCGCGCGGGATGCGGGTTTGCTGAACATCCAGATGCGTCCGGAACGGCGCAACACCATCAAGCTGCTGTTGCTGTTCGACATCGGCGGCTCCATGGACGCCCACGTCAAAGTCTGCGAGGAACTGTTCTCCGCCTGCAAGACCGAGTTCAAGCACCTGGAGTATTTCTACTTCCATAACTTCATTTACGAATCAGTGTGGAAGAACAACCTGCGACGCGGCTCGGAACGCTTCTCCACCCAGGACCTGCTGCACAAATACGGCGCCGACTACAAAGTGATCTTCATCGGCGATGCCTCAATGGCGCCTTATGAAATCACCCAGGCAGGCGGCAGCGTCGAGCACTGGAACGAAGAGCCGGGCTACCTGTGGATGCAGCGTTTCACTGCCAAGTTCAAGAAACTCATCTGGATCAACCCTTACCCGAAAGACGCCTGGGCCTACACCACCTCGACCAATATCGTGCGCGATCTGATTGAAGATCAGATGTATCCGTTGACGTTGAGAGGGTTGGAGGAAGGGATGAGGTTTTTGGCGAAGTAG
- a CDS encoding glutamine amidotransferase, class-II codes for MCELLGMSANVPTDIVFSFTGLMQRGGRTGPHRDGWGIAFYEGRGLRLFQDPAASSESEVAQLVQRYPIKSEVVIGHIRQANVGRVCLSNTHPFVRELWGRNWCFAHNGQLADFDPLATFYRPVGDTDSEAAFCDLLNQVREAFPEPVEVEELLPSLVQACSKYRGKGVFNCLLSDGDWLFCFCSTKLVQITRRAPFGPARLKDVDVIVDFQAETTPNDVVTVIATEALTEDEIWNAYEPGQWGLWRKGECVAKGGA; via the coding sequence ATGTGTGAATTACTGGGCATGAGCGCCAATGTCCCGACTGACATCGTTTTCAGCTTTACCGGCTTGATGCAGCGCGGTGGGCGCACCGGCCCGCACCGTGATGGCTGGGGCATTGCCTTCTACGAAGGGCGCGGCCTGCGCTTATTCCAGGACCCGGCCGCCAGCAGCGAATCAGAAGTCGCGCAGCTGGTGCAGCGCTATCCCATCAAAAGCGAAGTGGTGATCGGCCACATCCGCCAGGCCAATGTCGGCCGGGTCTGCCTGTCCAATACTCACCCTTTCGTGCGCGAGCTGTGGGGCCGTAACTGGTGTTTCGCCCACAACGGCCAACTGGCAGACTTCGACCCGCTGGCGACGTTCTACCGGCCAGTGGGCGATACCGACAGCGAAGCGGCGTTCTGCGACCTGCTCAATCAGGTCCGCGAAGCGTTCCCGGAGCCGGTTGAAGTCGAGGAGCTGCTGCCTTCGCTGGTTCAAGCCTGCAGCAAATATCGCGGCAAGGGCGTATTCAACTGCCTGCTCAGCGATGGCGACTGGCTGTTCTGTTTCTGCAGTACCAAGCTGGTACAGATCACCCGCCGCGCGCCCTTTGGGCCCGCGCGTTTGAAAGACGTCGACGTGATCGTCGACTTTCAAGCCGAAACCACGCCAAATGATGTGGTCACGGTGATTGCCACCGAGGCACTGACCGAAGACGAAATCTGGAACGCCTACGAACCGGGGCAGTGGGGTTTGTGGCGCAAGGGTGAGTGTGTGGCCAAGGGTGGTGCGTGA
- the ptrB gene encoding oligopeptidase B, with protein sequence MTLSNSRSNAPIARKADGADPYAWLQNRDTDEVLDYLKAENAWQQNELADQEELRETLFQEIKGRILETDLSLPSPWGPYLYYTRTTEGDEYARHYRCPRPADDSLTLDESREEVLLDPNVLAAGGFFSLGAFSISPDHQRLAYSLDTTGEEVYQLYVKELSSGEVSSLPFEDCDGSMTWANDSQTLFFGELDDTHRPHKLYRHRLGDESADLVFNEPDGRFFLHCYRSSSEQQLILGLDSKTTSEAWVLDADHPEHAFVCMAPRVAGHEYSVDHGKVDGVWSWLIRSNQDGINFALYQAPQTATGVPARGDWQVLIPHSDTVMLEGLSLNASALTLSLREGGLPIIEVRPQGLPAYRVQLPDAAYSLYVQDTLEFDSQQIRLRYQSLNRPAQVRQLTLASGEQTVLKETPVLGEFDADAYISQRLWATAKDGTQVPISLVVKRELADQPTPLYLYGYGAYGESLDPWFSHARLSLLDRGVAFAIAHVRGGGELGEAWYRNGKQENKQNTFDDFISCAEHLIASNRTSADQLVISGGSAGGLLIGAVLNQRPELFKAAIAEVPFVDVLNTMLDPDLPLTVTEYDEWGNPQEPDVYERIKAYAPYENVTAQAYPAMLVIAGYNDSRVQYWEAAKWVAKLRAHKTDEHLLLLKMELGAGHGGMSGRYQGLRDVALEYGFIFKVLQLAP encoded by the coding sequence ATGACCTTATCGAATTCCCGCTCCAACGCTCCGATTGCACGCAAGGCCGATGGCGCCGATCCCTATGCCTGGCTGCAGAACCGCGACACTGACGAAGTGCTCGATTACCTCAAGGCCGAAAATGCCTGGCAGCAAAATGAGCTGGCCGATCAGGAGGAACTGCGCGAGACGCTGTTTCAGGAAATCAAAGGGCGCATCCTGGAAACCGACCTGTCCCTGCCTTCGCCCTGGGGGCCGTATCTGTATTACACCCGCACCACTGAAGGTGACGAGTATGCCCGGCACTATCGCTGCCCGCGCCCGGCTGACGATTCCCTGACCCTCGACGAAAGCCGCGAAGAAGTATTGCTCGACCCCAACGTGCTGGCGGCCGGCGGGTTTTTCTCACTGGGCGCATTCAGCATCAGCCCGGATCACCAGCGTCTGGCCTACAGCCTGGATACCACCGGTGAAGAGGTCTATCAGCTGTATGTCAAAGAGCTGAGCAGCGGCGAAGTCAGCAGCCTGCCGTTCGAAGACTGTGACGGCAGCATGACCTGGGCCAACGACAGCCAGACCCTGTTTTTCGGCGAGCTGGATGACACTCACCGCCCTCACAAGCTGTACCGCCACCGCCTGGGCGATGAGTCGGCCGACCTGGTGTTCAACGAGCCGGATGGCCGGTTCTTCCTGCACTGCTACCGCAGCAGTTCGGAACAGCAGCTGATCCTCGGCCTGGACAGCAAAACCACCAGCGAAGCCTGGGTGCTGGACGCCGATCACCCGGAGCACGCCTTCGTGTGCATGGCGCCACGGGTTGCCGGGCACGAGTACTCCGTCGACCACGGTAAAGTGGACGGCGTGTGGAGTTGGTTGATCCGCAGCAATCAGGACGGCATCAACTTTGCCTTGTATCAGGCGCCGCAAACCGCCACGGGCGTCCCGGCTCGCGGCGACTGGCAAGTACTCATCCCCCACAGCGACACGGTGATGCTCGAAGGCCTGAGCCTGAATGCCAGCGCCTTGACCTTGAGCCTGCGCGAAGGCGGCTTGCCGATCATCGAAGTCCGCCCCCAAGGCCTGCCGGCTTATCGGGTGCAGTTGCCAGACGCCGCTTACAGCCTTTACGTGCAGGACACCCTGGAGTTCGACAGCCAGCAGATTCGCCTGCGTTACCAGTCATTGAACCGCCCGGCGCAAGTACGCCAATTGACACTGGCCAGCGGCGAGCAAACGGTCCTCAAGGAAACGCCGGTGCTGGGCGAGTTCGATGCCGATGCCTATATCAGCCAGCGCTTGTGGGCGACCGCCAAAGACGGCACCCAGGTGCCGATCAGCCTGGTGGTCAAGCGCGAACTGGCGGATCAACCGACGCCTTTGTACCTGTATGGCTACGGCGCCTACGGCGAAAGCCTCGACCCGTGGTTTTCCCACGCGCGCCTGAGCCTGCTGGATCGCGGCGTCGCGTTTGCCATTGCCCATGTACGCGGCGGCGGTGAGCTGGGTGAAGCCTGGTATCGCAATGGCAAGCAGGAAAACAAGCAGAACACCTTTGATGACTTCATCAGTTGCGCTGAACACCTGATCGCCTCGAATCGCACAAGCGCCGACCAACTGGTGATCAGTGGCGGTAGCGCCGGTGGTTTGCTGATCGGTGCGGTGCTCAATCAGCGGCCCGAGTTGTTCAAGGCGGCGATTGCCGAAGTGCCGTTTGTCGATGTCCTCAACACCATGCTCGATCCCGACCTGCCGTTGACGGTTACCGAGTACGACGAATGGGGCAACCCTCAAGAGCCAGACGTGTACGAGCGGATCAAAGCCTACGCGCCCTACGAAAACGTCACTGCCCAGGCCTACCCGGCGATGCTGGTGATCGCGGGCTACAACGACAGCCGCGTGCAGTACTGGGAAGCCGCCAAGTGGGTGGCCAAACTGCGCGCCCATAAAACCGACGAGCATCTGCTGTTGCTCAAGATGGAGTTGGGCGCGGGCCATGGTGGTATGAGCGGCCGCTATCAGGGCCTGCGTGACGTAGCCCTCGAATATGGGTTTATCTTCAAGGTATTGCAGCTCGCGCCCTGA
- a CDS encoding major facilitator superfamily permease: MTEKDFLIAWSLYAFAALGCLLVWFLMTRWMWRYLREPLLVIVGVLLFTPTVIDPVKDTYAPAIAVTALDLLFKVGSNVWRAVSDLVMYGMIALGVYLLFVLIRWPIEKSWKARHPKATAEPAPVEADSDDEAYPPRDGYAAKPVVATGSRARVEPRL, from the coding sequence ATGACCGAGAAAGATTTTCTTATCGCCTGGAGCTTGTACGCATTCGCTGCGTTGGGCTGTCTGTTGGTGTGGTTCCTGATGACCCGCTGGATGTGGCGATACTTGCGCGAACCCCTGCTGGTCATCGTCGGCGTGCTGCTGTTTACGCCCACCGTGATCGATCCGGTCAAAGACACCTATGCCCCCGCCATCGCTGTCACGGCGCTGGACCTGTTGTTCAAGGTTGGCAGCAATGTCTGGCGTGCGGTCTCGGATCTGGTCATGTACGGCATGATCGCCCTGGGCGTCTACCTGCTGTTCGTGCTGATCCGCTGGCCTATCGAAAAAAGCTGGAAGGCCCGTCATCCAAAGGCCACCGCCGAGCCTGCCCCGGTAGAAGCCGACAGTGATGATGAAGCCTACCCGCCGCGTGATGGCTATGCCGCCAAGCCTGTCGTTGCGACGGGCAGTCGCGCCCGGGTTGAGCCGCGTCTCTAG
- a CDS encoding Protein of uncharacterised function (DUF2937), translated as MLRSYLRLVLFTAGLLFGVQIPGFVSDYGKRVEAHLIEAQQSIKGYNATAQQFFKGDVQALVQHYRESEDPVFRSDADSISTLLTRAQVLQREWLAMQGPWYNRALHVAIAADSDIRLETWNGYTWQVLLAPEVIAWGIVCALLLALLVESFFLMIGWVVNGGRRRPKLERDWR; from the coding sequence ATGCTGCGAAGTTATCTGCGATTGGTCTTGTTCACGGCGGGCTTGTTGTTCGGGGTTCAGATACCGGGTTTTGTCAGCGACTACGGCAAGCGTGTCGAAGCGCATCTGATTGAGGCGCAGCAGAGCATCAAAGGCTACAACGCCACGGCTCAGCAGTTCTTCAAGGGTGATGTTCAGGCTCTGGTCCAGCATTACCGCGAGAGCGAAGACCCGGTATTTCGCAGCGATGCCGACAGCATCAGCACACTGTTGACTCGCGCTCAGGTGCTGCAGCGTGAATGGCTGGCCATGCAAGGCCCCTGGTATAACCGGGCACTGCACGTTGCGATCGCGGCCGACAGTGACATCCGCCTGGAAACCTGGAACGGCTACACCTGGCAGGTACTGCTGGCGCCGGAAGTCATCGCTTGGGGTATCGTTTGCGCACTGCTGCTGGCGCTGCTGGTCGAAAGCTTCTTCCTGATGATCGGCTGGGTCGTCAACGGCGGGCGACGCAGGCCGAAGCTGGAGCGCGACTGGCGCTAG
- the ntcA gene encoding cyclic nucleotide-binding protein, with amino-acid sequence MSEPASYLNNEIRDMLMDCGLFDPLLPADFQTAAGYFNMASIAKGETIFSEGDPGAFMCIIHLGSVSVQKLNPEGHAVEIAVLRRGRAFGEMAVLDGERRSASCIAATDCQLLNLGRDALDKMLDEAPKVAAKIIRALATSLSKRLRMVDGQLLAQQV; translated from the coding sequence ATGTCAGAACCTGCGTCTTACCTGAACAACGAAATCCGCGACATGCTCATGGACTGTGGATTGTTCGACCCGCTGCTGCCCGCCGACTTCCAGACGGCAGCAGGCTATTTCAACATGGCTTCCATCGCCAAGGGCGAGACTATTTTCAGCGAGGGCGATCCGGGCGCATTCATGTGCATCATCCATCTGGGCAGCGTCTCGGTGCAGAAGCTCAACCCTGAGGGCCACGCCGTGGAAATCGCAGTGTTGCGCCGCGGTCGGGCCTTCGGCGAAATGGCGGTGCTTGATGGCGAACGACGCTCGGCCAGCTGCATCGCCGCCACCGATTGCCAACTGCTGAACCTGGGCCGCGACGCCCTGGACAAGATGCTTGATGAAGCACCCAAGGTCGCCGCCAAGATCATCCGCGCCCTGGCCACATCACTGTCCAAGCGCTTACGCATGGTCGACGGTCAGTTACTCGCCCAGCAGGTCTGA